The proteins below come from a single Peromyscus eremicus chromosome 22, PerEre_H2_v1, whole genome shotgun sequence genomic window:
- the Calm2 gene encoding calmodulin-2, whose amino-acid sequence MADQLTEEQIAEFKEAFSLFDKDGDGTITTKELGTVMRSLGQNPTEAELQDMINEVDADGNGTIDFPEFLTMMARKMKDTDSEEEIREAFRVFDKDGNGYISAAELRHVMTNLGEKLTDEEVDEMIREADIDGDGQVNYEEFVQMMTAK is encoded by the exons AATTCAAAGAAGCCTTCTCACTATTTGACAAGGATGGCGATGGGACTATAACAACAAAGGAGCTGGGGACTGTGATGAGGTCTCTGGGGCAGAACCCCACAGAAGCAGAGCTGCAGGACATGATCAATGAAGTAGATGCAGATG GTAACGGCACAATTGACTTCCCTGAATTTCTGACAATGATggcaagaaaaatgaaagatacaGACAGCGAAGAGGAAATTAGAGAAGCATTCCGCGTGTTTGATAAG GATGGTAATGGGTATATCAGTGCAGCAGAGCTTCGCCATGTGATGACAAACCTTGGAGAGAAGCTAACAGATGAAGAGGTGGATGAAATGATCAGGGAAGCAGATATCGATGGGGACGGTCAGGTAAACTATGAAG AGTTTGTACAAATGATGACAGCAAAGTGA